The following coding sequences lie in one Echinicola jeungdonensis genomic window:
- a CDS encoding nucleoside deaminase, whose product MRDACKSLGHFQLEDCEVYSSCEPCPMCLGAIYWARPKRVFFANTRKDAANAGFDDDFIYQDSRLPLKTGKYP is encoded by the coding sequence ATCCGGGATGCCTGCAAATCACTTGGACATTTTCAGCTTGAAGACTGTGAGGTTTATTCCTCCTGTGAACCTTGCCCTATGTGCCTGGGAGCCATTTATTGGGCAAGACCTAAGCGCGTATTTTTTGCCAATACCAGAAAGGATGCCGCCAATGCTGGGTTTGATGATGATTTTATTTATCAGGACTCCCGATTGCCCCTGAAAACAGGAAAATACCCATGA
- a CDS encoding transposase yields MKDTIQLPIFKDFDGYSPKYHFFKNSLLGQIHDSLPWEKLSSLVPEKLQGPGAPRWFGAKGMFALMFLKAYLNTSDRQLIERFNTDWSLQYFCGKVLAADHRSGTLPL; encoded by the coding sequence ATGAAAGATACCATACAGCTCCCTATTTTCAAAGACTTTGACGGATACTCTCCAAAGTATCACTTTTTCAAGAATTCCTTGCTTGGCCAGATCCATGACAGCCTGCCATGGGAAAAGCTTTCGAGCCTTGTTCCTGAAAAGCTGCAGGGGCCTGGTGCCCCAAGGTGGTTCGGTGCCAAGGGCATGTTTGCCCTGATGTTTTTGAAAGCCTACCTGAATACCTCAGACCGCCAATTGATAGAGCGTTTCAATACCGACTGGAGCCTTCAGTATTTCTGCGGGAAAGTATTGGCAGCAGACCACAGATCCGGGACCTTACCATTATGA